A DNA window from Corallococcus soli contains the following coding sequences:
- a CDS encoding DUF6310 domain-containing protein yields MQESPQAATSSVAIKEALDAYELRHSYPEEAGTSRGTKVATRESEAQHKPESKPEPAGQDWFPPAPSESPERERHPECRPVPVRHLGGNEPHNECADKIPNNSFPDWDVLVNGKNFDGLVLITRTLWDVKTDDFEKQPPRPQRFFVRMKLPELRREARLARDCGYNFVIGVRSAAHKAVLFDEDPTLKFVIMDWC; encoded by the coding sequence CCAGCGTCGCCATCAAAGAAGCGCTGGATGCATATGAACTCCGCCACTCCTACCCCGAAGAAGCAGGGACCTCACGAGGAACGAAGGTGGCAACCCGGGAATCTGAAGCACAACACAAGCCCGAGTCGAAGCCCGAGCCGGCGGGGCAGGACTGGTTTCCCCCAGCACCATCCGAATCACCGGAGCGCGAGCGCCACCCCGAGTGCAGGCCCGTCCCGGTGCGACATCTGGGCGGCAACGAGCCACACAATGAATGCGCTGACAAGATTCCCAACAACAGCTTCCCTGACTGGGATGTGCTCGTCAATGGGAAGAACTTCGACGGGCTGGTACTCATCACTCGCACGCTGTGGGATGTCAAGACGGATGACTTTGAAAAACAGCCGCCACGGCCTCAAAGGTTCTTTGTCAGGATGAAGCTGCCTGAGCTGAGGCGCGAAGCCAGGCTCGCAAGGGACTGCGGGTACAACTTCGTCATTGGAGTGCGAAGCGCCGCGCACAAAGCCGTGCTGTTCGACGAAGACCCCACCCTGAAATTTGTCATCATGGATTGGTGTTGA
- a CDS encoding DUF5953 family protein, protein MTAAHRTLIIIAHAPALQNNDDRPTAVVHAMERALPGLRLGWTMSEKEDLIALPQRDEWVAANMANGGFPFLCNDDDNHLVTVAGLENPNGLAAGSPPHLEIHADLPLDAVSIAEAVDVLAGLAEGARAVWGHATPSGYGGIVAQQFRHPGDELHVPPLGLPSLKLPWNRSTPEIPHFLGWLNYWSAAAAQAIGFPDPLRDAALLSRARRTATGGWVVQLTDAPLALDNPAHLDALQRAYERFPEIGGRAPP, encoded by the coding sequence ATGACGGCCGCTCATAGAACCCTCATCATTATCGCCCACGCGCCCGCGCTCCAGAACAATGACGACCGCCCGACCGCGGTTGTCCATGCAATGGAACGTGCGCTGCCTGGCTTGCGCTTGGGGTGGACGATGTCCGAAAAGGAAGACCTCATCGCATTGCCTCAACGCGACGAGTGGGTCGCGGCCAACATGGCAAATGGAGGGTTTCCGTTCCTCTGCAACGATGATGATAACCATCTTGTGACGGTTGCTGGACTGGAAAACCCAAACGGTCTTGCCGCAGGGAGCCCGCCGCATCTTGAAATCCATGCGGACCTGCCACTCGACGCGGTCAGCATCGCGGAGGCTGTCGATGTGCTTGCAGGTTTAGCGGAGGGCGCTCGCGCGGTATGGGGGCATGCGACGCCGAGCGGTTATGGTGGGATCGTGGCGCAACAGTTCCGCCACCCCGGCGATGAGTTGCACGTTCCGCCCCTCGGACTGCCGTCGCTCAAGCTCCCGTGGAACAGGTCCACACCTGAGATTCCGCACTTTCTCGGGTGGCTGAACTACTGGTCTGCCGCTGCCGCGCAGGCCATCGGGTTCCCGGACCCACTCCGTGACGCCGCGCTGCTTTCACGGGCACGGCGCACGGCAACGGGCGGGTGGGTCGTGCAGCTCACCGATGCGCCGCTCGCTCTGGACAACCCTGCCCACCTGGACGCGCTCCAGCGGGCCTATGAGCGGTTCCCGGAGATCGGTGGACGCGCACCGCCTTGA
- a CDS encoding immunity 52 family protein: MTTQPTPALHPDSYHAGAYWGPRKESPEECAHRAEAFLNLLAACDPLLAHWNKIPKPRGKGRKTPLMPPSLPALTEAFRRGVNREPGGPPIEDLGFRVGAYNDGAGQDFASVNMKCGSYAEFSIANSCVLSLPAKGENAERILTATVLAEVVRSMALAWEPDWAVAMSHTHRELDGKAGVWPGWVTYLARQRGTVPPLPAPVRIKQVEDKGTLIVLTPERFSVANPDHVALTRRVRDLLDRAGLMPLTTV, encoded by the coding sequence ATGACCACTCAGCCCACACCTGCGCTCCATCCTGACTCCTACCACGCTGGCGCCTACTGGGGACCTCGCAAGGAGTCCCCCGAGGAGTGCGCCCATCGAGCGGAGGCCTTTCTCAACTTGCTGGCCGCTTGTGACCCCCTGCTGGCGCATTGGAACAAGATTCCCAAACCGCGCGGCAAGGGGCGCAAGACCCCGCTCATGCCGCCTTCCCTCCCTGCGTTGACGGAAGCATTCCGGCGCGGCGTGAACCGGGAGCCCGGCGGGCCGCCTATCGAAGATCTGGGCTTTCGCGTTGGGGCATACAACGATGGAGCCGGCCAGGACTTCGCGTCCGTCAATATGAAATGCGGAAGCTACGCCGAATTCAGCATTGCCAATTCGTGCGTCCTGTCGCTACCGGCCAAGGGGGAGAACGCGGAGCGAATCCTCACGGCAACCGTGCTGGCCGAGGTGGTGCGCAGCATGGCGCTGGCCTGGGAACCTGATTGGGCGGTGGCCATGTCCCACACGCATCGGGAACTGGACGGCAAGGCCGGCGTGTGGCCTGGCTGGGTGACGTACCTCGCGCGTCAGCGGGGCACGGTGCCGCCGCTCCCAGCTCCAGTCCGCATCAAGCAGGTCGAGGACAAAGGCACGCTGATCGTCCTCACCCCCGAGCGCTTCTCGGTAGCCAACCCGGACCATGTGGCGCTGACGCGGCGCGTGCGAGATCTGCTGGACCGAGCTGGGCTCATGCCGCTCACTACGGTCTGA
- a CDS encoding DUF2381 family protein, translating into MVASHSGGHAPLLQPYRLALALTLVPVSGAAAGAETATGARVGRKRSVTIASTPAEPRPIVHVAADARTVFLFSAPIQRKTLTFAESLIHVLDAGERSIIVQPVANLTDGERQAIGVFFADGRASTRAAFVLVTDPSDVDALIDVQRPEPPNTVCQPSDHAPAPKPEDLVLRGYADLKHPLIFDFPSELAPSAAHGFSEENLQVRG; encoded by the coding sequence ATGGTCGCCTCCCATTCGGGAGGTCATGCACCATTGCTCCAACCGTACAGATTGGCCCTCGCGCTTACGCTCGTGCCCGTCTCGGGAGCTGCTGCGGGGGCTGAGACGGCCACAGGGGCACGCGTTGGCCGTAAGCGCTCCGTGACCATCGCCAGCACGCCCGCCGAACCGCGGCCCATCGTCCATGTCGCGGCGGACGCCCGGACGGTATTCCTGTTCTCTGCGCCGATCCAGCGGAAGACCCTCACCTTCGCCGAATCCCTGATCCATGTCCTGGATGCGGGCGAGCGGTCGATCATTGTTCAGCCCGTGGCCAATCTCACTGACGGCGAGCGGCAGGCGATCGGGGTCTTCTTCGCTGACGGCCGAGCATCCACCCGGGCCGCCTTCGTGCTCGTGACAGACCCGAGCGACGTTGACGCACTGATTGACGTGCAGCGCCCGGAGCCTCCAAACACGGTCTGTCAGCCTTCAGATCATGCACCGGCGCCGAAGCCGGAAGACCTCGTGCTGCGTGGCTACGCAGACCTGAAGCATCCCCTCATTTTCGATTTCCCCTCGGAGCTTGCTCCCTCGGCTGCCCATGGGTTCTCCGAGGAGAACCTTCAAGTGAGGGGATAG
- a CDS encoding Tox-REase-5 domain-containing protein produces MRADVLLGCVALLFTGCASLPAGPGRTLNYTSRTATDSPGARASNDEAPRASAPVPGVTPREEAPPLYRRKAVREVVTGASPVNAVEMADVANPDDVQPDGWELLLTNAGLEARDERPLGGVLTPTHAARLLAVLSGKPVTLGNFPPRMAAGFILREVLEGGEVTREELLRRVERFSREQIAVLRPDGYLAWALTGRTQQKAATVEWKDGAFRAHGFELGRFYSGKGGVFRTVDAQLQAADWRPMAEVYDDADVISRTLDGAEDAFVELYHALGQLLTHPVDSVAGLSRLPAGVVALITSSPVYWERFQSMTRGEQIREVSRLTTGLLITGGAASATTRTLKAMAVGAEVSVPVLSLSAEGALAFERIAVPAGRAAAALSGGPGAAIILQRANTASKGGAPSQGPGQWGPVKESMSTRARRYQEQITGHSADEAYWVGGTSTKAGGVKFDGFEEGVLLEAKGPGYAEFFEDNFDPKSWFEASGKLQDLADQAERQRRIVQGLGIRIEWHVAEMHAANGMRKLLENRGFTEITVIHTPARSLVR; encoded by the coding sequence ATGCGCGCTGACGTCCTGCTCGGGTGCGTGGCCCTCCTCTTCACCGGCTGCGCCTCGTTGCCTGCCGGGCCCGGAAGGACGCTGAACTACACGTCCCGCACGGCCACGGATTCCCCTGGGGCGCGCGCGTCGAACGACGAGGCGCCGCGTGCATCCGCCCCGGTGCCGGGTGTCACGCCTCGTGAGGAAGCGCCGCCCCTGTACCGCCGCAAGGCCGTGCGCGAAGTCGTGACGGGGGCGAGCCCCGTCAACGCGGTGGAGATGGCGGACGTCGCGAACCCTGACGACGTGCAACCGGACGGCTGGGAGCTGTTGCTGACGAACGCGGGGCTGGAGGCGCGGGATGAGCGCCCCCTGGGTGGAGTGCTGACGCCCACGCATGCCGCGCGGCTGCTGGCCGTGCTCTCGGGGAAGCCCGTCACGCTGGGCAACTTCCCGCCTCGCATGGCAGCGGGCTTCATCCTGCGCGAGGTGCTGGAGGGGGGCGAAGTCACACGGGAGGAGTTGTTGCGTCGGGTGGAGCGCTTCTCCCGGGAGCAGATCGCGGTGCTGCGACCGGATGGCTATCTGGCGTGGGCACTCACCGGACGGACCCAGCAGAAGGCGGCAACGGTTGAATGGAAGGACGGCGCCTTCCGCGCGCATGGCTTCGAGCTGGGCCGCTTCTACAGCGGCAAGGGCGGCGTCTTCCGGACCGTGGACGCGCAGCTCCAAGCGGCGGACTGGCGCCCAATGGCGGAAGTGTACGACGACGCGGACGTCATCAGCCGCACCCTGGATGGAGCCGAGGACGCCTTCGTGGAGCTGTACCACGCGCTGGGACAGTTGCTCACCCATCCCGTGGACAGCGTCGCGGGACTGAGCCGCCTGCCAGCGGGAGTGGTGGCCCTCATCACGTCATCGCCCGTGTACTGGGAGCGCTTCCAGTCCATGACGCGTGGCGAGCAGATCCGCGAGGTGTCGCGGCTGACGACGGGCCTGCTCATCACCGGGGGCGCAGCGTCAGCCACGACACGGACGCTGAAGGCGATGGCGGTGGGCGCGGAAGTCTCGGTGCCTGTGCTCTCGCTGTCGGCGGAAGGCGCGTTGGCGTTCGAGCGCATCGCGGTGCCAGCAGGGCGCGCGGCGGCGGCACTGAGCGGCGGGCCTGGGGCGGCCATCATTCTTCAGCGGGCGAACACGGCCTCGAAGGGAGGGGCCCCTTCCCAGGGGCCTGGGCAGTGGGGGCCCGTGAAGGAGTCGATGTCCACGCGTGCCCGACGCTATCAGGAGCAGATCACCGGGCATTCGGCGGATGAAGCGTATTGGGTCGGTGGCACGAGCACGAAGGCTGGTGGCGTGAAGTTCGACGGTTTCGAAGAGGGAGTGCTGCTGGAGGCCAAGGGACCCGGCTACGCTGAATTCTTCGAGGACAACTTCGACCCCAAGAGTTGGTTTGAGGCGTCAGGCAAGCTCCAAGACCTCGCGGATCAAGCCGAGCGGCAGCGCCGTATCGTCCAGGGCCTGGGCATCCGCATCGAATGGCACGTCGCCGAGATGCATGCAGCCAATGGGATGCGGAAGCTGCTTGAGAATAGGGGCTTCACTGAAATCACCGTCATCCACACCCCGGCCCGCTCCTTGGTACGCTGA